TTGCTAAAAAAGAgtcaattcttttttaaatggactaaaaaggaaagtaggACAAACAAATTGGAACGAACAAATATAGTTACATGAGAGAGGAGGTGCTTAGTTGTATAATTGTCCCACATGGATTGTGCAAGGGTTCTGGATGAGAAACAAACTGATAAAAATCCAAAAAGTATTCAAAACAAGTACTGAAAGACAACCAAAACCTGCATCAAAAACACTTACAGTTTCacccaaaaaggaaaaagaagaaaaggaacaCTTCTATTCAGAAATTGAATTTGCCAGTCATACCAAACAAAATCAGTGGATTACAGGAAAATCAGCATACAGAAAAACCACTAGTAAAACGTTTTCCCTTCCAAAAATGGATATAGTAGCTATTTAACATTATAACTCCTAATATTGCTCAAAAGACTACAGGAACATGACCCATTTACAAGACAAAATGCACTTACTTCTATATGGAATTCAACTCGTAACCACATGATATCATACGAAAAAGCTAGAAAATTCCACTAGTCATGAGTCCCAAAAGTAAGCATTTACGTCTCAAATATTGCTTGGCCCTTCCTACTCACTGCACCTACTTTATATGGATAGTTTTGCAATGTCTAACCTAATAATAtggaattcaaaattaaataatgatatattaCCTTTTCATTCTTCATAGCATACATGTGACCACATTTCTGATCAAATCACAAACAAAATTACTCACTGAAAACAGATTAAAAGATCACATCTAATGCTTCCACGTCAAAAACTAAAACCAGGCAACAAGTATGGAATAAGATAATAGGGCCAAACTAACCTCGATGGATCTCCATGAGCAGCCAACCAAGGCTCTGCCATTGATGCTCCAAAGGCATCCGCTATGTGTCCGTGGGAATGAGATTTTTTCACATCTGCTCCACCACGTCTGTTGCCCAATGACTTGCTGCATTCAGCCAAATTGGCCTGCTTCGCCAGCCAATGCAGAGCTTTCAACCCATCCTCAAATGCAGCTGGGTATCTATTCTCAGGTGATAACCTGTATCCAACTGCCAAAACAATGACATCACAAAGCTTTGCAATTCTTCTACagaaaaaatcatttgaaaccGAATCATTGCTCCCACTCACAAACCCCCCTCCATGGAATTGTAACATCACCGGCAACTTCCTGCAATTTTTACCGGCGGGAGCATATCCTCTATAAACCCCATTTTCAGATTTCAAAGCGAGATCATCCACATTGCCTCCGTAGCTATTTCTCCTATGATTAAAACTATTTCTATTACGATTTTCGGTGACATTATCAGTCGTAGCAGCACCATAGCTGCTTCTGCGTAGATCGGATCCTGTGAGAGAATCGGGTCTGGAAGCTTTAGCCCTAGATTTAGATTGTGCCCTTAAATCAGAATCAGGAGAGCCAAGGGAGGTCTCTGGAAGGAATATTCTGATAGAAACAGAGGTGGTAGGATCTATATGTATATCCTTGGTGGCAACGCCGTCGGTGAAAAGAGGATTGGAAGCTGCAGTAGATTCCTCATCAGGACGTGACGTAACGCCGAAAGAAGTTCCGGCATTGGCGTCATCAACGGGGATTTGGGTTCGGTTCTGCAACCGATGCTTTAACATAAACTTGAAGAAAACACTGTATAATTTCACGGCCACGCTTGGCATTTCCCTCAACTCCCTCCTCCTCCCTCTAGCTCCACCGCTCTGGCTATCACTCTCCCCGACCCCCCTGTAAAAGATGACGTCTCCTTCCCCCAACCCCAGAGACCCTGTTGTTCAGGAGATTAATAATCTAACAATTCGTTGAATAAATTGATCTGAACATTAGAGATATGAATcgaattaattttagttttagggTTTTTGGGGATGGATGGATTGAGATTTGAGGAAAAGGGAGGAAGGAGATGGTTTGGTAGCAGTAGTAGGAGTAGCAGTAAAATTATATAGCGAATCAAAAATTTCTGAAGGATTTAGGTAAGTGAAGTGGGGAAACAGCATTTCTAGAAAATTAATTGTGGCGTCTGCCTATTAATTTTGTCTACTACTAATAACTAATTAATGGGAAAATCGGATAAAATTATT
This window of the Solanum pennellii chromosome 2, SPENNV200 genome carries:
- the LOC107011079 gene encoding probable carboxylesterase 16 — its product is MPSVAVKLYSVFFKFMLKHRLQNRTQIPVDDANAGTSFGVTSRPDEESTAASNPLFTDGVATKDIHIDPTTSVSIRIFLPETSLGSPDSDLRAQSKSRAKASRPDSLTGSDLRRSSYGAATTDNVTENRNRNSFNHRRNSYGGNVDDLALKSENGVYRGYAPAGKNCRKLPVMLQFHGGGFVSGSNDSVSNDFFCRRIAKLCDVIVLAVGYRLSPENRYPAAFEDGLKALHWLAKQANLAECSKSLGNRRGGADVKKSHSHGHIADAFGASMAEPWLAAHGDPSRCVLLGVSCGGNIADYVARKAVEAGNLLDPVKVVAQVLMYPFFIGNVPTHSEIKLANSYFYDKAMCVLAWKLLLPEGEFNLDHPAANPLVAGRGGPPLKRMPPTLTIIAEHDWMKDRAIAYSEELRKVNVDAPVLEYKDAVHEFATLDMLLRTPQAQACAEDIAIWVKKHISLRGHEFSY